In Fluviicola taffensis DSM 16823, the following are encoded in one genomic region:
- a CDS encoding acyl carrier protein encodes MSDIKSRVISIIVDKLGVEESEVTNEASFTNDLGADSLDTVELIMEFEKEFNIAIPDDQAENIQTVGDAVSYIEQNAN; translated from the coding sequence ATGTCTGATATCAAATCAAGAGTAATATCTATTATCGTAGATAAGTTAGGAGTTGAAGAGAGCGAAGTAACAAACGAAGCAAGCTTCACAAATGATCTAGGTGCTGATTCACTAGATACTGTAGAATTGATCATGGAATTCGAGAAAGAATTCAACATCGCTATTCCAGATGATCAAGCTGAGAACATTCAAACAGTTGGTGACGCAGTTTCTTATATCGAGCAAAACGCTAACTAA
- the fabF gene encoding beta-ketoacyl-ACP synthase II, producing MELKKVVVTGLGAITPIGNTVAEFWDGLLNGKSGAAPIQQFDASKFKTQFACEIKNFNVEDHIDKKEARKLDQFSQYAMVSATEAMVDSKLMESNPNVDRIGVIWGSGIGGLKTFQDESQNFFAGDGTPKFNPFFIPKMIADIAAGHISIKYGLRGPNYVTVSACASATNAIIDSFNLIRLGKADAIVTGGSEAAVNEMGMGGFNALRALSTRNDSPETASRPFDLDRDGFVLGEGGGALILEEYEHAIKRGATIYAEILGGGMSGDAYHMTAPHPDGIGARNTMIAALEDAELEPTAIDYVNVHGTSTPLGDLAETKAIMQVFGEHAYKLNISSTKSMTGHLLGAAGAIEAIACILAVQNDVVPPTINHFTDDPEIDNKLNFTFNKAQHRTVDVALSNTFGFGGHNTSVIVRKYKG from the coding sequence ATGGAGCTAAAGAAGGTTGTTGTAACTGGGTTGGGCGCTATTACGCCAATTGGTAATACTGTTGCAGAATTTTGGGATGGATTACTTAATGGGAAGAGTGGTGCAGCTCCAATTCAACAATTCGATGCTTCTAAGTTTAAGACGCAATTTGCTTGTGAAATTAAAAATTTTAATGTCGAAGATCACATCGACAAAAAAGAAGCACGGAAATTAGATCAATTTTCACAATACGCCATGGTCTCTGCTACAGAGGCCATGGTTGATTCTAAATTGATGGAATCTAACCCAAATGTAGACCGAATTGGTGTTATTTGGGGTTCTGGAATTGGTGGACTAAAAACCTTTCAGGATGAGTCTCAAAATTTCTTTGCAGGAGATGGAACTCCAAAGTTCAATCCATTCTTTATCCCTAAAATGATTGCAGATATTGCTGCAGGTCATATTTCCATTAAATATGGCTTACGTGGACCAAACTACGTAACTGTTTCTGCTTGCGCTTCGGCTACAAATGCAATCATTGACTCGTTCAATTTGATTCGTTTGGGTAAAGCAGATGCAATTGTTACAGGTGGATCTGAAGCTGCAGTCAATGAAATGGGAATGGGTGGATTTAATGCTTTAAGAGCTTTGTCTACTCGAAATGATTCACCAGAAACAGCTTCTCGTCCATTCGATTTAGATCGAGATGGATTTGTGTTGGGTGAAGGTGGTGGTGCACTTATTTTGGAAGAGTACGAACACGCTATTAAACGTGGAGCAACTATTTATGCTGAAATACTTGGTGGTGGAATGTCTGGCGATGCTTATCACATGACCGCTCCGCATCCAGATGGAATTGGCGCACGAAACACAATGATTGCTGCATTGGAAGATGCAGAGTTGGAACCAACAGCAATTGATTATGTGAATGTTCATGGTACATCTACACCCCTTGGTGATTTGGCTGAAACAAAAGCAATCATGCAAGTGTTTGGTGAACATGCTTACAAACTAAATATCAGCTCCACAAAGTCAATGACTGGGCATTTATTGGGTGCTGCAGGCGCTATCGAGGCAATTGCATGTATTCTAGCTGTTCAAAATGATGTTGTTCCCCCAACGATCAATCATTTTACAGATGATCCAGAAATTGATAACAAATTGAATTTTACATTTAATAAAGCTCAGCACCGTACTGTGGATGTTGCCTTATCAAACACCTTTGGTTTCGGTGGTCACAACACTTCTGTGATTGTGCGAAAGTATAAAGGGTAA
- the rnc gene encoding ribonuclease III, whose product MKFRLPFLKQKRSPEDVAFIRFFINRFGYRPKNIELFYQAVTHRSIAYHGQKDFSNERLEFLGDAILDSIIAEFLFQRFPEEDEGYLTKVKSKVVSRKTLSEIGEELELRSILRYNKGRSINLSSLEGNAFEAIIGAIYLDSSYEETKKIIYNHIFRKYVDLNKILEEEIDFKSKLFIWSQKRRLALEFVVLREENNHGTWFYEVIVQVNSVNYGKGSGNSKKLAEQAAAKETLILMGEL is encoded by the coding sequence GTGAAATTTAGATTACCATTTCTCAAGCAAAAAAGGTCTCCTGAAGACGTTGCATTCATTCGATTTTTTATAAATCGCTTTGGATATAGACCAAAGAATATCGAACTGTTTTATCAAGCGGTAACTCATCGTTCCATTGCCTATCATGGACAAAAAGATTTTTCCAACGAGCGTTTGGAATTCCTCGGAGATGCCATTTTGGATTCCATCATTGCTGAATTCTTGTTTCAACGATTTCCAGAAGAAGACGAGGGGTATTTGACCAAAGTAAAATCAAAAGTCGTTTCGCGTAAAACACTCTCTGAAATTGGAGAAGAACTCGAATTGCGCTCTATTCTTCGCTACAACAAAGGTCGATCAATTAATTTATCTTCTTTGGAAGGAAATGCCTTCGAAGCCATCATTGGAGCTATTTATTTGGATAGTTCTTACGAGGAAACCAAGAAAATTATTTACAACCACATCTTCCGCAAGTATGTTGATCTGAACAAAATCTTGGAAGAAGAAATTGACTTTAAATCCAAATTGTTTATTTGGAGTCAGAAACGAAGATTGGCTTTGGAATTTGTTGTATTGAGAGAAGAGAACAATCACGGGACTTGGTTCTACGAGGTTATTGTTCAGGTAAATTCTGTAAACTACGGAAAAGGTAGTGGAAATTCCAAAAAACTAGCTGAGCAAGCGGCAGCAAAAGAGACCTTGATTTTGATGGGGGAATTGTAA
- a CDS encoding MarC family protein, which translates to MLNYFTAFNFGELFKASMVLFAVIDVIGSVPLIIKIQEQSGDIHPARTSFVSLGIMIGFLILGESILKLFGVDVGSFAVAGSLILFAMSLEMILGVRLFRDSVSGKTASVVPLAFPIIAGAGTMTTLVSLRAEFQNINIVLAILLNVLLVYTVLRLTKRIERILGPGGIAIMKKVFGIILLAIAVKLFTTNIAKIILNIETEKKVQKVEIVHAPQQDKPNTPSEQKDSTLNQ; encoded by the coding sequence ATGCTTAATTATTTCACTGCTTTTAACTTTGGCGAACTTTTCAAAGCTTCGATGGTCCTATTTGCGGTTATTGATGTCATTGGGTCAGTTCCTTTAATTATCAAAATTCAAGAACAAAGCGGAGATATTCATCCAGCACGAACCAGTTTTGTATCACTTGGAATCATGATTGGATTTCTCATTTTGGGAGAATCTATCCTGAAATTATTTGGAGTTGATGTTGGTTCATTCGCCGTTGCGGGTTCCTTAATCTTATTTGCAATGAGTTTAGAAATGATTCTTGGAGTCCGTTTGTTTCGCGATTCTGTTTCTGGAAAAACTGCAAGTGTTGTTCCATTGGCTTTCCCTATTATTGCAGGGGCCGGAACAATGACAACGTTAGTTTCTCTTAGAGCAGAGTTTCAAAATATTAATATCGTTTTGGCGATTCTTTTAAATGTCTTATTGGTTTACACCGTTTTGCGTTTAACTAAACGTATCGAGCGCATTCTTGGTCCTGGAGGAATTGCCATTATGAAAAAAGTGTTTGGAATTATTTTGCTTGCAATTGCAGTGAAACTATTCACTACCAATATCGCTAAGATTATTTTGAATATAGAAACAGAAAAGAAAGTTCAAAAGGTGGAAATTGTACATGCTCCTCAACAGGATAAACCAAATACACCAAGTGAGCAAAAGGATTCAACACTGAACCAGTAG
- a CDS encoding rod shape-determining protein → MGLFNFLTQEIAIDLGTANTLIIMNDKVVVDEPSIVAKDIQTGKVVAIGKKAQQMHGKTHKLIETVRPLKDGVIADFQSAEQMIRGFIKMINPGKRLFNPTLRMVICIPSGITEVEKRAVRDSAEHAGAKEVYLIHEPMAAAIGIGIDVEEPMGNMIIDIGGGTSEIAVIALGGIVCDKSIRIAGDDFTSDIEEYMRRQHNILVGERTAEQIKIEVGAALPELDNPPADYAVRGRDLMTGIPKEIIITYSEVAHALDKTISKIEEAILSALEQTPPELSADIYKTGIYLAGGGSMLRGLDRRINEKTKLPVHIAEDPLRAVARGTSIALKNLDRFQFLIKD, encoded by the coding sequence ATGGGATTGTTTAATTTTCTGACACAAGAAATTGCTATTGACTTAGGAACTGCAAACACACTGATCATTATGAATGACAAAGTGGTGGTTGATGAACCTTCAATTGTAGCAAAAGATATACAAACGGGTAAAGTTGTGGCCATCGGTAAGAAGGCACAACAGATGCACGGAAAAACACACAAATTGATTGAAACAGTTAGACCGTTGAAAGATGGCGTAATTGCAGATTTTCAAAGTGCTGAACAAATGATTCGTGGATTTATCAAAATGATTAATCCAGGGAAACGATTATTTAACCCAACACTTCGTATGGTTATCTGTATTCCTTCTGGAATTACAGAGGTTGAGAAACGTGCTGTGCGTGACTCTGCTGAACATGCGGGAGCAAAAGAAGTTTATTTGATTCACGAGCCGATGGCTGCTGCAATCGGTATTGGTATCGATGTGGAAGAACCAATGGGAAATATGATTATCGATATCGGTGGTGGTACTTCTGAAATTGCTGTCATTGCTTTGGGTGGAATAGTTTGTGATAAGTCTATTCGTATTGCGGGTGATGATTTTACTTCCGATATTGAAGAATACATGCGTCGTCAACACAACATCTTGGTTGGTGAGCGTACTGCAGAGCAAATCAAAATTGAAGTTGGTGCTGCCCTTCCTGAATTAGACAATCCGCCAGCTGATTATGCAGTTCGTGGTCGCGATTTAATGACAGGGATTCCAAAAGAAATTATCATTACATATTCAGAAGTTGCTCACGCTTTAGATAAAACCATTTCTAAAATCGAAGAAGCAATTTTAAGTGCTCTTGAACAAACGCCACCAGAACTTTCTGCTGATATCTACAAAACAGGTATTTACTTAGCAGGAGGTGGTTCTATGTTGCGTGGTTTGGATCGTCGTATCAATGAGAAAACAAAATTACCTGTCCATATAGCTGAAGATCCATTGAGAGCTGTAGCACGTGGAACAAGTATCGCATTGAAAAACTTGGATAGATTCCAGTTCTTGATTAAAGACTAA
- the purH gene encoding bifunctional phosphoribosylaminoimidazolecarboxamide formyltransferase/IMP cyclohydrolase: MENTKKITGALISVYYKDGLEPIVRKLNEEKVTIYSTGGTQTFIEGLGIPVVPVESMTSYPEIFGGRVKTLHPAIFGGILHRRNLQADLDQAKQFNIPTIDLVIVDLYPFEETVASGADHQSIIEKIDIGGISLIRAAAKNYNDVVIIPSVNQYAAFLEILNGQGASSTIDQRKQFAKMAFMVSSHYDTHIFNYFNADNETPVFKQSILESQSLRYGENPHQKGWFHGDFSAMFDQLHGKELSYNNLLDVDAAVQLMAEFEKNDPTFAILKHNNACGLATRPTLAQAYADALAGDPTSAFGGILIANRKIDLATANQINDLFCEVVIAPGFDADAEEVLKSKKNRILLVQKQVKLPNRQFRTLLNGVLEQEKDLLSESATNFEPKTKTVPTAQEVEDLIFANKLVKHTKSNTIVFAKNGQLIASGTGQTSRVDALKQAIEKARNFGFDLNGAVMASDAFFPFPDCVEIAQNAGITAVVQPGGSIKDELSIDYCNANGLAMVFTGNRHFKH, encoded by the coding sequence ATGGAAAACACTAAAAAAATTACAGGGGCCTTAATTTCAGTTTATTACAAAGACGGCTTAGAGCCAATTGTACGTAAATTGAACGAAGAAAAGGTAACGATTTATTCTACAGGAGGAACGCAAACGTTCATTGAAGGATTGGGTATTCCGGTTGTACCAGTTGAATCAATGACATCGTATCCTGAAATTTTTGGTGGACGTGTGAAAACATTACATCCCGCAATTTTTGGCGGGATCTTGCACCGAAGAAATCTTCAAGCTGATTTAGACCAAGCAAAACAATTCAATATTCCTACAATCGATTTAGTAATTGTAGATTTATATCCGTTCGAAGAAACGGTTGCTTCTGGAGCAGATCATCAATCCATTATTGAGAAAATCGATATTGGTGGAATTTCATTGATTCGTGCTGCAGCTAAAAACTACAACGATGTGGTTATTATTCCTTCAGTAAATCAATACGCAGCATTTTTGGAAATTTTAAATGGACAAGGAGCTTCTTCAACAATTGATCAAAGAAAGCAGTTTGCTAAAATGGCATTCATGGTTTCTTCTCATTACGATACGCACATCTTTAATTATTTCAATGCAGATAATGAAACTCCTGTTTTCAAGCAAAGTATTTTAGAGAGTCAATCACTTCGTTATGGAGAAAATCCACATCAAAAAGGGTGGTTTCACGGAGATTTTTCCGCTATGTTTGATCAACTTCATGGAAAAGAGCTTTCGTACAACAACTTGTTAGACGTAGATGCAGCAGTGCAATTGATGGCTGAATTTGAGAAAAATGATCCAACTTTTGCAATTTTAAAACACAACAATGCGTGTGGTTTAGCGACTCGTCCTACTTTGGCTCAAGCTTATGCAGATGCGTTAGCTGGTGATCCAACTTCTGCTTTTGGAGGAATTTTAATTGCAAATCGCAAAATTGACTTAGCAACGGCTAATCAAATCAACGATTTGTTTTGTGAAGTAGTGATTGCACCAGGTTTTGATGCAGATGCGGAAGAGGTTTTGAAAAGCAAGAAGAATCGCATTCTTTTAGTTCAAAAACAAGTCAAATTGCCAAACCGTCAATTTAGAACCTTATTGAATGGAGTTTTGGAGCAAGAAAAAGATCTATTGTCTGAATCTGCAACGAATTTTGAGCCTAAAACAAAAACGGTTCCTACTGCTCAGGAAGTAGAAGATTTAATCTTTGCGAATAAATTGGTGAAGCACACAAAGTCGAATACAATCGTTTTCGCTAAAAACGGGCAGTTAATTGCAAGTGGAACAGGTCAAACCTCCCGCGTAGACGCATTGAAACAAGCCATTGAAAAAGCACGAAATTTCGGGTTCGACTTAAACGGAGCGGTAATGGCATCTGATGCATTTTTCCCTTTCCCAGATTGCGTTGAAATTGCCCAAAATGCTGGAATTACAGCTGTTGTTCAACCGGGTGGTTCTATCAAAGATGAATTGTCGATTGATTACTGCAATGCGAACGGGTTGGCGATGGTTTTCACAGGAAATAGACATTTTAAGCATTAA
- a CDS encoding T9SS type A sorting domain-containing protein, with amino-acid sequence MRKFLVAFLLLVGSQAWGQTDTLQFTTRRQVADTVLGLLDPTIYGPALIERSMTEDSLLINQLQYSDYSGVSQGWSWLQAYSDIALSYVDSTYMYSDTALLHRLENFQLDMRDTSGLDQLKQPFGLLLHQVSRIDTTLLNTLGVFSNDQSQLKLNESIDESTIYQKVMLKSAAILELDGEHGYDQGTIYYTEDFISTSPDITINSIHLNMGTGFQPFSATANQITYSILKDFQLGQAAIEYMLNGVSISDTLSFYVSTRTYKYKNTEKSASQWDSPVRYFGNDLQYCILYGCGNVNEKIRRPVIFAPPYRPISQFLLSFNKYYDQFDFKSLLTSLAEMGYDVIFVKETPGNRGINHAGSILGDFIKFINEKKKEHFPNEDWENVVIGFSAGGQHWRYALKKLEKEHMETGTPHHHTRLYIPFDSPHWGANVPMFAQAVYRDMYAFSMPALFAYESLTDAASKDMLMNHIIGSNLTEDNHVYTITPAPASEKLNISNQLDNWFNHQFTPMNDLRKTFPTFTRNVAISTGNNSANYDSQYGLFPGMKLFSQNVFAPAWYGGKAFNRSIYSSQSGTARQVFKREDLYLFLGFPLWFKRFYKTNNAYEWDLAQGGYKDEFYDEGAMNWNAAPLSGIPVGAINILVASAQNILLPFGPLWGTQHYKGHISFLPMVSALGINPSIWQNNNLYYNLKDEGLMFNQFDIQNNPASNLYGYPNLAHPTNHFNITPFEAVYCDPQTYEHIKMQASIDENDGMDDVYLVHTRNFILDEVEADVVYLQNKIIGKNHLQWDPNYRYKAWYKAYDRIIFGASVTPKTDTGAYIIESSGEITAYACNGIHITPGFHTQSGSRFHAYEYCDGCSRPREGGKSASNTESDQESNELQISLLDNDNKEANLAIDLQIFPNPATEGFTVLFPLAAGNYSIFDSNGRIFKQGPIAENNKKLYIELPKGVYFLKWNENEQVITKKIIVL; translated from the coding sequence ATGAGAAAGTTCTTAGTAGCTTTCCTCTTGCTTGTGGGTTCACAGGCTTGGGGACAAACGGATACCCTTCAATTTACAACAAGAAGGCAAGTTGCTGATACAGTATTAGGTCTTTTAGATCCAACTATTTACGGTCCAGCTTTGATTGAACGTTCAATGACAGAAGACTCACTTTTGATTAATCAACTACAATATAGTGATTATTCAGGTGTATCTCAGGGATGGAGCTGGCTTCAGGCGTATTCTGATATAGCTTTAAGCTATGTTGATTCTACCTATATGTATTCTGACACAGCATTGTTACATCGTTTGGAGAATTTTCAATTGGACATGCGAGACACCTCCGGATTGGATCAGCTGAAACAACCTTTTGGACTGTTATTGCATCAGGTAAGTCGCATTGATACAACTCTACTCAATACTCTTGGAGTGTTCTCAAACGATCAAAGCCAATTGAAATTGAACGAAAGTATTGATGAAAGTACAATCTATCAGAAAGTAATGTTGAAAAGTGCAGCAATTTTGGAACTGGATGGTGAACATGGCTACGATCAAGGAACCATTTATTACACAGAAGACTTCATTTCTACCAGTCCGGATATTACAATTAATTCTATTCATCTGAATATGGGAACTGGTTTTCAGCCCTTTTCAGCAACAGCTAATCAAATCACCTATTCCATTCTGAAAGATTTTCAACTTGGACAAGCTGCCATCGAATACATGCTCAACGGGGTAAGTATATCCGATACACTTTCTTTTTATGTCTCTACAAGGACATATAAGTATAAGAACACCGAAAAATCTGCAAGTCAATGGGATTCACCTGTTCGGTATTTCGGGAATGATTTACAGTATTGTATTTTATATGGTTGTGGGAATGTGAATGAGAAAATAAGACGTCCTGTCATTTTTGCTCCGCCTTACAGGCCTATTTCGCAATTTCTTTTATCTTTTAATAAGTATTACGATCAATTTGATTTTAAGTCATTGCTGACCTCTTTAGCAGAAATGGGATATGATGTCATTTTTGTCAAAGAAACTCCAGGAAATAGAGGTATTAATCATGCTGGGAGTATTTTGGGGGATTTCATCAAATTTATTAACGAAAAGAAAAAGGAACACTTTCCAAATGAAGACTGGGAAAATGTGGTCATTGGTTTTAGTGCTGGCGGACAACATTGGCGCTATGCATTGAAGAAACTGGAAAAAGAGCACATGGAAACTGGAACGCCACATCACCACACACGTCTCTATATTCCTTTTGATTCTCCACATTGGGGAGCAAATGTACCCATGTTTGCTCAGGCTGTTTATCGAGATATGTATGCATTCAGTATGCCTGCCTTATTTGCATACGAAAGTTTAACGGATGCTGCATCTAAAGATATGTTGATGAATCACATTATTGGTAGCAATCTAACAGAAGATAATCATGTATATACGATTACTCCTGCTCCTGCATCTGAAAAGTTGAATATTTCCAATCAATTGGATAATTGGTTCAATCATCAATTCACCCCAATGAATGATTTGCGCAAAACTTTTCCAACCTTCACCAGAAATGTCGCTATATCAACTGGAAATAATTCTGCCAACTACGATTCACAATATGGGTTATTCCCTGGAATGAAATTATTTTCACAAAACGTTTTTGCCCCTGCTTGGTATGGTGGAAAAGCATTCAACAGAAGTATCTACAGTTCACAATCTGGCACAGCAAGACAAGTATTTAAACGAGAAGACTTGTATTTGTTCTTAGGTTTTCCCCTATGGTTTAAACGATTCTACAAAACAAATAATGCCTATGAGTGGGATTTAGCACAAGGTGGATACAAGGATGAATTTTATGACGAAGGTGCTATGAATTGGAATGCAGCTCCTTTGTCTGGCATTCCCGTTGGGGCTATCAATATTTTGGTTGCTTCAGCTCAAAACATTCTACTTCCTTTTGGTCCATTATGGGGGACACAGCACTATAAAGGACATATTTCTTTTCTACCAATGGTTTCTGCATTGGGAATAAACCCTTCCATTTGGCAGAATAATAACCTGTATTATAATCTAAAAGATGAAGGATTGATGTTTAATCAATTTGATATTCAAAACAATCCAGCATCTAATCTATATGGTTATCCAAATTTAGCTCATCCAACCAATCATTTCAACATTACTCCTTTTGAGGCGGTGTATTGTGATCCGCAAACCTACGAGCACATTAAAATGCAGGCTTCCATAGATGAAAATGATGGAATGGACGATGTTTACCTAGTACATACCCGCAATTTTATTCTAGATGAAGTAGAAGCAGATGTCGTTTATCTGCAGAATAAAATAATTGGTAAGAACCACCTGCAATGGGATCCAAATTACCGCTACAAAGCTTGGTACAAAGCATACGATCGTATCATTTTTGGCGCATCGGTGACTCCAAAGACAGATACTGGAGCCTACATCATTGAATCGAGCGGAGAAATAACAGCCTATGCCTGTAATGGTATTCATATAACCCCTGGGTTTCATACACAAAGTGGCAGCAGATTCCACGCTTATGAGTATTGTGATGGCTGTTCGCGGCCAAGGGAAGGAGGAAAAAGCGCAAGCAATACAGAATCTGACCAAGAATCAAACGAACTACAAATTTCGCTCTTGGATAACGACAATAAAGAAGCTAATCTTGCCATCGATCTTCAAATCTTCCCAAACCCTGCAACAGAAGGATTTACCGTTTTGTTTCCGCTTGCTGCAGGAAACTATTCCATTTTTGATTCAAACGGTAGAATATTTAAGCAAGGACCCATTGCCGAAAACAACAAAAAGCTGTACATTGAATTACCCAAAGGGGTCTATTTCCTGAAATGGAACGAAAACGAACAAGTAATCACTAAAAAAATAATCGTATTATGA
- a CDS encoding T9SS type A sorting domain-containing protein, translating into MVFQLPKGVYFLKWNENEQVITKKIIVL; encoded by the coding sequence GTGGTTTTTCAATTACCCAAAGGGGTCTATTTCCTGAAATGGAACGAAAACGAACAAGTAATCACTAAAAAAATAATCGTATTATGA
- a CDS encoding phosphoribosylglycinamide formyltransferase, which translates to MNKKSIALFASGNGSNAINLIHFFQNHPKIEVKTLLCNRENAPIVEKAKSLGIEVLLFSNEEFESGLTVLQELDYRAIDWIILAGFLRKIPVNIIRGYHNRIVNIHPSLLPKFGGQGMYGKFVHEAVIDAKESKSGISIHLVDEEFDKGKVLAQFDTLIEEKDTPENLAEKIQLLEHKHFPIIVEQTILNN; encoded by the coding sequence ATGAACAAGAAATCCATAGCGCTATTCGCATCTGGTAATGGCTCAAATGCAATAAATTTGATTCATTTCTTTCAAAATCACCCCAAAATTGAGGTGAAAACACTCCTCTGCAACAGAGAAAATGCTCCGATTGTGGAAAAAGCCAAATCTTTAGGAATAGAAGTACTCCTATTTTCCAACGAAGAGTTTGAAAGCGGATTAACGGTTCTTCAAGAGTTAGATTACCGAGCTATTGATTGGATTATTCTAGCTGGATTTTTGCGAAAAATCCCTGTAAATATTATTCGTGGATATCATAATCGCATTGTTAATATTCACCCCTCACTGCTCCCGAAGTTTGGCGGACAAGGAATGTATGGAAAGTTTGTGCATGAAGCTGTAATCGACGCAAAAGAGTCTAAAAGCGGTATTTCTATTCATTTAGTAGATGAGGAATTTGACAAAGGAAAAGTGTTGGCGCAATTTGACACACTAATTGAAGAAAAAGATACCCCAGAAAACCTTGCAGAGAAAATTCAACTACTTGAACACAAACATTTTCCTATTATTGTGGAACAAACGATTTTAAACAACTGA